Proteins encoded together in one Peribacillus asahii window:
- a CDS encoding UvrD-helicase domain-containing protein, with translation MKLAKSGDELINLQYISASQLQTLFDQGKRNELICPACLEQVKLYLGVHEPPYFYHQRTTNPCPGAVVEAKSVPKTESSMELNGFKLPTSRTITEEKVEPAPFLKARPISKNPAFVETPSVPSTITSTYLNALQTIGIQLDQEQLLAATTVDGPVLVLSGAGSGKTRVLTVRTAYMLMEQQIDPRSIMLVTFTAKSAKEMQQRLLTYPNMSPSLVSQIVSGTFHSIFYKILLFHEPQKWRRDLLLKWDWEKEKILKQAGRELELDEKEFAYDQALGQIGLWKNSLVFPRDVRAEDDWEKSCLFLYQKYEEYKAQNGYYDFDDMLVGCYQFLQNHPDLLLKYQQRFRYFLIDEFQDINKIQYELIKILSVLEKNVFVVGDDDQAIYSFRGSDPKYILNFAHDFPGTKTIKLTENYRSSHEIVSTANRIISRNQKRLSKTMHAQHNNGAAPILFYPYDEEAEATMILTDIQEKLANGARPSDFAILYRTHSMSRAIFERLAASNIPFIIEKDAESFYQRRVIRGILAFLRLSVNPDDTKAAGDVLSALFLKQSVLQELKAQTILQDCDYIDAFGFVKTKHAFQQRKLKKIPAQIRSLKNLSPLAALEIIEKDLGYQDFIKKRGNEAGIEKGSDDIRDLRVAAKRFDTVEALLEHVDHMTAMIQEVKQWSRQDIDAIQLTTIHRAKGLEYESVYLLAAVDGSLPHDFSLEAYRKGELAPLEEERRLLYVAATRAKQQLSISVPQTRRGKTAYPSRFLKI, from the coding sequence ATGAAGCTAGCAAAATCAGGAGATGAACTCATTAACCTACAATATATTTCAGCAAGTCAGCTGCAAACCTTATTTGATCAAGGAAAGCGTAATGAACTTATTTGTCCAGCCTGCCTTGAACAAGTGAAACTTTACTTAGGTGTCCATGAACCGCCTTATTTTTATCACCAACGAACAACAAATCCCTGTCCAGGAGCGGTAGTTGAGGCCAAAAGTGTTCCCAAAACGGAAAGTAGTATGGAGCTGAATGGTTTTAAGCTTCCAACATCAAGAACAATTACAGAAGAAAAAGTGGAGCCTGCTCCTTTTCTAAAAGCTCGGCCGATTTCAAAAAATCCCGCTTTTGTGGAAACGCCTTCCGTGCCATCAACCATTACTAGTACGTACTTGAATGCTTTACAAACAATAGGTATACAGCTCGATCAAGAACAATTGCTGGCTGCTACAACTGTGGATGGACCCGTTCTCGTCTTATCTGGTGCCGGCAGTGGGAAAACCCGCGTTTTAACAGTGCGTACAGCTTATATGCTAATGGAGCAGCAAATTGACCCAAGATCGATTATGCTCGTTACGTTTACAGCAAAGTCAGCGAAAGAAATGCAACAGCGTTTACTTACCTATCCAAACATGAGTCCTTCCCTCGTCTCCCAAATCGTGAGTGGCACCTTTCATAGTATTTTTTATAAAATTCTACTGTTTCATGAACCTCAAAAATGGCGACGAGATTTACTGCTTAAATGGGACTGGGAGAAAGAAAAGATTTTGAAGCAAGCAGGTCGAGAACTTGAGTTAGATGAGAAAGAGTTCGCCTATGACCAAGCGCTCGGTCAAATTGGCTTATGGAAAAACTCACTCGTTTTCCCTCGTGACGTGAGAGCCGAAGATGATTGGGAGAAATCTTGCTTATTTTTATATCAAAAATATGAGGAATATAAAGCGCAAAACGGATACTATGATTTCGATGATATGCTTGTCGGCTGCTATCAATTCCTTCAAAATCATCCTGACTTACTTTTGAAATATCAACAACGATTTCGCTATTTTCTTATTGATGAATTTCAAGATATTAATAAAATTCAATATGAATTAATTAAAATCCTTTCTGTTTTGGAAAAAAATGTTTTCGTCGTCGGCGATGATGATCAAGCGATTTATTCCTTCCGCGGAAGTGATCCGAAATATATTTTAAACTTCGCCCACGATTTCCCGGGAACAAAAACGATTAAATTAACCGAAAACTACCGCTCTTCGCACGAAATTGTTTCGACTGCGAATCGAATTATTAGTCGTAATCAGAAGCGCCTTAGTAAAACGATGCATGCCCAGCATAATAACGGTGCAGCTCCCATTTTATTTTATCCATATGATGAAGAAGCAGAAGCGACGATGATTTTAACGGATATCCAAGAAAAGCTCGCAAATGGAGCAAGGCCTAGCGACTTCGCCATTCTGTATCGCACGCATTCAATGTCACGTGCTATTTTTGAACGGCTCGCTGCTTCAAACATCCCCTTCATCATTGAAAAAGACGCAGAATCCTTTTATCAACGACGAGTGATTCGCGGGATTTTAGCGTTTTTACGTTTAAGTGTAAATCCAGATGATACAAAAGCAGCAGGCGATGTACTGTCTGCGCTCTTTTTAAAGCAAAGTGTGCTGCAGGAATTAAAAGCTCAAACCATTCTTCAAGACTGCGATTATATTGATGCTTTTGGCTTTGTCAAAACAAAACATGCTTTTCAACAACGCAAATTAAAAAAGATTCCAGCTCAAATTCGCAGTTTAAAGAACTTATCTCCGCTTGCTGCCTTAGAAATCATCGAAAAGGACTTAGGCTATCAAGATTTCATTAAGAAGCGCGGGAATGAAGCGGGCATTGAGAAGGGCTCTGATGATATTCGAGATTTACGCGTTGCCGCTAAACGCTTCGATACGGTGGAAGCGTTACTAGAACATGTCGACCATATGACAGCGATGATTCAAGAAGTGAAGCAATGGTCGAGGCAAGATATCGATGCAATCCAATTAACGACCATTCATCGTGCGAAAGGGCTCGAATATGAATCGGTGTATTTATTAGCCGCTGTGGACGGCAGCTTACCGCATGACTTCTCCCTTGAAGCCTATCGCAAAGGAGAGCTTGCTCCATTAGAGGAAGAACGAAGGTTGCTATATGTTGCCGCAACTCGGGCGAAACAACAGTTATCCATCTCCGTTCCCCAAACTCGGCGCGGTAAAACAGCCTATCCTTCGCGCTTTTTAAAAATTTAA
- a CDS encoding spore coat protein: MNQNVFRSSCQDHNDHCDDRRWSALDRDTRHPLDCHNDDNVIEQEAAQLNSQVQVSEELIYIKDSCDVNVTSTDVKAALSLQAALQAAIAVVVSISIADSSDANRITQDLIQSSRTRQITRQKTIVENSRDIDITTTDAQVALNIQLLLQLLLALIVELDIL; encoded by the coding sequence ATGAACCAAAATGTATTTCGCAGCAGCTGTCAAGATCATAATGATCATTGTGACGACAGAAGATGGTCTGCATTAGATCGTGATACACGTCATCCACTTGATTGCCATAATGATGACAATGTGATTGAACAAGAAGCGGCACAACTAAATTCTCAAGTTCAAGTTTCTGAAGAGCTTATCTATATTAAAGATTCTTGCGATGTAAACGTAACTTCAACAGATGTAAAGGCTGCTCTTTCCCTTCAAGCTGCACTACAAGCTGCAATTGCTGTTGTCGTAAGCATCTCTATTGCTGACAGCAGCGACGCAAACCGCATCACACAGGACTTAATCCAATCTTCTCGCACAAGACAAATCACTCGCCAAAAAACAATCGTTGAAAATAGCCGTGACATCGATATCACAACAACAGACGCTCAAGTTGCTCTAAACATTCAACTACTTCTTCAATTATTGCTAGCTCTTATCGTAGAACTAGATATTCTATAA
- a CDS encoding GNAT family N-acetyltransferase: MFVKIAKTPEERNDAYYVRRTVFVDEQHVPAEAEIDQFEEDAAHFVLYNEQEQPIGAGRYRIVDGIAKAERICVLANGRGKGSGALIMKAIEQDAAERHISQIKLSSQVHAIPFYEKLGYHTISEEYMDQNIPHKTMIKDLSHT; encoded by the coding sequence GTGTTTGTAAAAATTGCAAAAACACCCGAAGAACGTAACGATGCCTACTATGTCAGAAGAACGGTATTCGTTGACGAACAACATGTACCGGCAGAAGCTGAAATCGATCAATTCGAGGAAGATGCCGCTCATTTCGTACTATACAATGAGCAAGAACAACCAATCGGGGCTGGCCGCTATCGTATCGTCGATGGGATAGCGAAAGCGGAACGTATTTGTGTGCTTGCGAATGGACGCGGCAAAGGTTCAGGAGCTCTTATTATGAAAGCGATTGAACAGGATGCTGCCGAGCGTCATATATCGCAAATCAAGCTATCGTCCCAAGTTCACGCGATTCCCTTTTATGAAAAGCTCGGTTATCATACGATTTCTGAAGAATATATGGATCAAAATATTCCTCATAAAACGATGATAAAAGATCTATCCCACACTTAA
- a CDS encoding 2'-5' RNA ligase family protein yields MKYGVVIFPSKKLQDIANSYRKRYDTKYSFIPPHITLKSSFEATEEELTTIVGRVRQAASKVQPFLINVTKAKSFQPANNTIYLKVEAAPELDTLYQALHGEGTHKTDVEYAFSPHVTIAQELSNDEHLDVMGQLTNLNVEHQEKVDRIHLLYQLEDGVWTVYETFRLGAE; encoded by the coding sequence ATGAAATATGGTGTTGTTATTTTCCCTTCGAAAAAATTACAGGATATCGCAAACTCCTATCGTAAACGTTACGATACGAAATATTCCTTTATTCCTCCGCATATTACACTCAAGAGCTCATTTGAAGCGACTGAGGAAGAACTGACAACGATTGTAGGTCGTGTACGACAAGCCGCAAGTAAAGTGCAGCCATTTTTAATTAACGTAACAAAAGCAAAATCGTTTCAACCAGCTAACAATACGATTTATCTAAAAGTAGAGGCTGCACCAGAACTAGATACGCTCTATCAAGCGCTTCATGGTGAAGGCACTCATAAAACAGATGTGGAGTATGCATTCAGTCCGCATGTTACGATTGCTCAAGAATTATCCAATGATGAACATTTAGATGTCATGGGGCAGCTAACTAATTTAAATGTAGAACACCAAGAAAAAGTAGATCGTATTCACCTGCTGTATCAATTAGAGGACGGTGTTTGGACCGTATACGAAACTTTCCGATTAGGAGCTGAATAA
- a CDS encoding alpha/beta hydrolase gives MSTQRGTIKEYRFKSEALSEEIELLVYLPFNFSPLYKYTLVIAQDGRDYFQMGKIGRVADELLSNDEIEQIIIVGIPYQDRFDRRRKYHPDGEQHEAYVRFLAHELVPFLDAEFPTYQMGYGRALIGDSLGGTVSLLTALKYPHTFGKVIMQSPLVDETVMKAVQNFEEPHLLELYHVIGTEETDVPTTDGKRANFIEPNRELHQLLNQKGFPYFYEEFKGTHTWKYWQADLKRALLEMF, from the coding sequence ATGAGTACACAGCGAGGAACGATTAAAGAATATAGATTCAAAAGCGAGGCATTATCGGAAGAAATCGAACTGCTCGTCTACTTGCCTTTCAATTTCTCTCCATTATATAAGTATACGCTCGTTATCGCACAGGACGGACGCGATTATTTTCAAATGGGGAAAATTGGACGCGTAGCCGATGAGCTTTTATCCAATGATGAGATTGAACAGATTATTATTGTTGGAATCCCTTATCAAGATCGCTTTGACCGCAGACGTAAATATCATCCAGATGGAGAGCAGCATGAGGCATATGTTCGCTTCTTAGCACATGAACTTGTTCCATTTTTAGATGCAGAGTTTCCTACTTATCAAATGGGATACGGTCGCGCGCTTATCGGTGATTCACTTGGGGGAACGGTTTCTTTATTAACAGCATTGAAGTATCCACATACGTTTGGCAAAGTCATTATGCAGTCGCCCCTTGTCGACGAAACGGTTATGAAAGCTGTACAAAATTTCGAGGAGCCTCATCTGTTAGAGCTGTATCATGTAATTGGGACAGAAGAAACCGATGTGCCAACGACAGATGGAAAGCGTGCGAATTTTATTGAACCGAATCGAGAGCTGCATCAATTATTGAATCAAAAAGGCTTTCCTTATTTTTATGAAGAATTTAAAGGCACACACACTTGGAAGTATTGGCAAGCAGATTTAAAAAGAGCATTATTGGAAATGTTTTAA
- a CDS encoding phosphatidylglycerophosphatase A family protein, with amino-acid sequence MTAKRVHSREVTKAAREALLERGVSIEAIAEIVYEMQIPYNHDLTLADCIDSVERVLLKREMQHAILVGIELDRLAEQKKLSEPLQSIIESDEGLFGVDETLAFGAALSYGSIAVTTFGHLDKKKLGLIKELDTKAEGKVHTFLDDLIGSIAANAASRLAHRIRDEEDGILKGEKAVSTEKELIG; translated from the coding sequence ATGACAGCAAAACGCGTACATAGTAGAGAAGTAACGAAAGCAGCAAGAGAGGCGTTATTAGAACGAGGGGTAAGCATTGAGGCGATTGCTGAAATTGTCTACGAAATGCAGATACCCTATAACCATGATTTAACATTAGCAGATTGTATAGATAGCGTGGAACGCGTGCTTTTAAAAAGAGAAATGCAGCATGCCATTCTCGTTGGCATTGAGCTGGATCGACTGGCAGAACAAAAGAAATTATCGGAGCCGCTGCAATCGATTATTGAATCGGATGAAGGATTATTCGGAGTGGATGAAACGCTTGCCTTTGGAGCAGCACTTTCGTACGGGAGTATTGCCGTGACAACATTTGGCCATTTAGACAAAAAGAAATTAGGCCTTATTAAAGAACTCGATACGAAAGCGGAAGGTAAGGTCCATACGTTCTTAGATGATTTAATCGGGAGCATTGCTGCTAACGCTGCCTCTAGACTCGCTCACCGCATTAGAGATGAGGAAGATGGCATATTGAAAGGTGAGAAAGCGGTTAGTACAGAAAAGGAATTAATCGGATAG
- a CDS encoding tyrosine-type recombinase/integrase, whose product MANATVKKIHNLLSKALQKAVKWGLIKNNPAKDASPPSIHKTPKQIWTLEEARAFLEVCEQENELVPFLLAIFTGMRRGEILALRWKNVDLDKGVIHVEESLARTKAKGLFVKEVKTSHSRRDVYLSASVQGALVRYREKQALNKLGLVIASKAGGYLEPRNLIRKFKALTKKANVPDIPFHNLRHTHATILMRIGENPKVVSERLGHARVGITLDIYSHTNEEMQKKTANRFEDRFWT is encoded by the coding sequence TTGGCCAATGCGACTGTAAAGAAAATACACAATCTTTTATCTAAAGCCTTGCAGAAGGCTGTGAAGTGGGGATTAATCAAGAATAATCCGGCTAAAGATGCTTCCCCTCCCTCTATCCATAAAACGCCTAAGCAAATATGGACATTAGAAGAAGCCAGGGCTTTTCTAGAAGTTTGTGAGCAAGAAAACGAGCTTGTCCCTTTCCTATTAGCTATCTTTACAGGCATGAGGCGAGGAGAAATTCTCGCTTTAAGATGGAAAAACGTCGACTTAGACAAAGGAGTTATACACGTAGAAGAATCCTTAGCCCGTACAAAAGCAAAAGGTTTATTCGTAAAAGAAGTAAAAACTTCTCATTCACGGCGTGACGTGTATTTATCAGCTAGCGTACAAGGGGCTTTGGTTAGATATAGAGAGAAACAAGCACTCAATAAACTAGGTTTAGTCATTGCATCAAAAGCTGGCGGTTATCTTGAACCACGAAATCTCATTCGTAAGTTTAAAGCTCTTACGAAGAAAGCAAACGTTCCTGATATTCCTTTTCACAATTTGAGACATACTCATGCTACGATTTTGATGCGAATAGGCGAAAACCCCAAAGTGGTGAGCGAACGTTTAGGACATGCCAGAGTAGGAATTACACTTGATATCTACTCGCATACAAATGAAGAAATGCAAAAGAAAACAGCCAATCGATTTGAGGATCGCTTCTGGACATAA
- a CDS encoding NAD(P)H-binding protein, translating to MDNPYKIGIIGGTGKVGRHIATNAIQKGYKVRMLVRNPEKLLCKNDKIEIVEGQIQDIENIRELLKDCKIVINTFGQPTKEEPMYSKVTKNILEVMKDLNISRYIGVSGGSLTINDDKKSFLNRFGAKMFELSFPKMMVDKKLEWEILFNNKHIHWTLIRLPFVKDSLKSNYIKESLTDMPGTKITNQDIATFIIDHIDNPKYIHKAPFISH from the coding sequence ATGGATAACCCTTATAAGATAGGTATAATTGGAGGAACAGGGAAAGTAGGACGTCATATTGCAACTAATGCAATACAGAAAGGATATAAAGTTCGTATGCTTGTTAGGAATCCAGAAAAGTTATTGTGTAAGAATGACAAAATCGAAATAGTGGAAGGACAAATACAAGATATAGAAAATATTCGAGAACTACTTAAAGATTGTAAAATAGTTATTAATACGTTTGGTCAACCAACCAAAGAGGAACCTATGTATAGCAAAGTAACTAAAAATATTCTTGAAGTGATGAAAGATTTAAACATTAGTCGTTATATAGGGGTTTCTGGTGGTTCTCTAACTATTAATGATGATAAAAAGAGCTTTTTAAATCGTTTTGGAGCAAAGATGTTTGAACTTTCGTTTCCAAAAATGATGGTAGATAAAAAATTAGAATGGGAAATTTTGTTCAATAATAAACATATCCACTGGACACTAATTAGATTGCCATTTGTAAAAGACAGCTTAAAATCAAATTATATAAAGGAAAGCCTTACTGATATGCCTGGTACAAAAATCACCAATCAAGATATAGCTACCTTTATTATTGACCATATAGATAACCCAAAGTACATACATAAAGCACCTTTTATCTCACATTAA
- a CDS encoding membrane lipoprotein lipid attachment site-containing protein — MKKILTLLFTILVLTACTEVTKNEITKEEINKDKVTNNNYKFIGESEHWKAEYSYKGTETWGNNDGTKTYSNKDSYEFILKYKGSLEELSSMQKLEYSFKTLTSSGEATEEFTDPPKELIFTSKGSSEGGAKVNEDEVIQVNVKWDEFEESFELYNKNK, encoded by the coding sequence ATGAAAAAAATACTCACGCTATTATTTACAATATTAGTTTTAACGGCTTGTACGGAAGTCACTAAAAATGAAATTACTAAAGAAGAGATTAATAAAGATAAAGTTACTAACAACAATTATAAATTTATTGGAGAAAGTGAACATTGGAAGGCTGAATATTCTTATAAAGGAACAGAAACATGGGGGAATAATGACGGAACAAAGACTTACTCTAATAAGGACAGTTATGAATTTATATTAAAATACAAGGGTTCTTTAGAAGAGTTATCTTCCATGCAAAAACTTGAATACTCTTTTAAAACACTTACAAGTAGTGGGGAAGCAACAGAGGAATTTACTGACCCTCCTAAAGAATTAATATTTACTTCTAAAGGAAGTTCAGAAGGTGGGGCAAAAGTAAATGAAGATGAAGTTATACAAGTAAATGTAAAATGGGACGAATTTGAAGAGTCATTTGAACTGTATAATAAAAATAAGTAG
- a CDS encoding IS110 family transposase, with translation MNSVVGLDVSKGESQVQAFLDKGKPYRKSFKVPHTVEGLSYLVTFLEDVKKEAGKKPSIVLEATGHYQAPVVHYLEERGYLLIIINPLISYKARSSSLRKVKTDAIDAYLLCELFYKEELEPYKKRGIQLLNLRNLTRQHENITGVMIQTKLQFQTVFEQVFPEYKGVFGDLYSVVSLLTLSEFPSSEDILKASEEAITDKIFELCKSRSIKWANEKAIQLKAAAARNPFEKTVYQSHILSLGMYINILLQYKEHLSKLETEIDALAKEIEEYTIIKSIPGIGEKIAATIISEVGEIDRFNNPKKLVAFAGVDPSVFESGKFTATKNRITKRGSSRLCHALYMAVRCAIRDCRKKKTTDEIIPRNKKMREYYDKKREEGKPFKVAIIACVNKLLHWIYALLKNKTTFQDIA, from the coding sequence ATGAATTCAGTCGTTGGTCTGGATGTTTCAAAAGGGGAAAGCCAAGTTCAGGCATTTTTAGATAAGGGCAAACCATATCGTAAGAGCTTTAAAGTCCCTCATACTGTTGAGGGACTTAGTTACCTTGTAACGTTTCTAGAGGATGTGAAAAAAGAGGCTGGTAAGAAACCTTCAATAGTTTTAGAGGCTACTGGGCATTACCAAGCTCCTGTCGTTCATTACTTGGAAGAACGAGGATATTTATTGATTATTATTAATCCATTAATTTCATACAAAGCAAGAAGTTCAAGTTTAAGAAAAGTAAAGACAGATGCCATAGATGCCTATCTTCTCTGTGAGTTGTTCTATAAAGAGGAGTTAGAGCCATATAAAAAGCGTGGTATTCAGTTATTGAACCTTCGAAATCTTACACGACAACATGAAAATATAACTGGCGTAATGATCCAAACAAAGCTGCAATTTCAGACAGTGTTTGAACAAGTGTTTCCTGAATATAAAGGGGTTTTTGGAGATTTATATTCTGTGGTGTCACTCTTAACTCTTTCAGAGTTTCCTTCTTCAGAAGACATTCTGAAGGCAAGTGAAGAAGCCATTACAGACAAGATATTTGAGTTATGTAAGAGTAGATCCATCAAATGGGCAAATGAAAAAGCCATTCAGCTTAAAGCTGCGGCAGCCCGTAACCCTTTTGAAAAGACCGTTTATCAGAGTCATATTTTAAGCCTAGGTATGTATATAAATATTCTTCTTCAGTACAAAGAGCATCTATCAAAGTTAGAGACAGAGATAGACGCTCTCGCTAAAGAAATTGAAGAATATACTATTATCAAATCTATCCCAGGCATTGGAGAAAAGATCGCGGCAACGATTATTTCTGAAGTTGGGGAGATAGATCGATTTAATAATCCTAAAAAGCTTGTGGCTTTCGCTGGAGTGGATCCTAGTGTATTCGAATCCGGTAAGTTTACAGCCACCAAAAATCGAATCACAAAACGAGGATCTAGTAGGCTTTGCCATGCATTATATATGGCAGTTCGTTGTGCCATTCGTGATTGTCGCAAGAAGAAAACGACTGATGAAATCATCCCTCGCAACAAAAAAATGCGTGAGTATTACGATAAAAAGCGTGAAGAAGGAAAACCTTTTAAAGTGGCTATTATTGCTTGTGTAAATAAGCTCTTACATTGGATTTATGCCCTATTAAAAAATAAAACAACTTTCCAAGATATAGCTTAA
- a CDS encoding GrpB family protein produces MDKEITIEDYNSNWSKQFKEEKVKLKEILADKAISIEHIGSTSVEGLGAKPILDIAIGVNDLEVVGEFIEPLKQIGYEFVYHKELPERRFFRKGQWRAGTHHLHFYQFEGEHWNNQILFRNYLRNNPDVLKEYHQLKVDLAKKFRFDRVSYTENKDPFIQNVLQKAKKEE; encoded by the coding sequence ATGGATAAGGAAATAACAATTGAAGACTACAACTCAAATTGGTCCAAACAATTTAAAGAAGAAAAAGTTAAACTAAAGGAAATTTTAGCTGACAAGGCTATATCTATTGAACACATAGGAAGTACATCTGTTGAAGGGTTAGGTGCTAAACCTATTTTAGATATTGCTATCGGAGTAAATGATTTAGAGGTAGTTGGCGAATTCATTGAGCCTTTAAAACAAATAGGATATGAATTTGTTTATCATAAAGAACTTCCTGAAAGACGTTTCTTCAGAAAGGGACAATGGAGAGCTGGTACACATCATTTGCATTTTTATCAATTTGAAGGAGAACATTGGAACAATCAAATTTTGTTCAGAAATTATTTAAGAAATAATCCTGATGTTTTAAAAGAATATCACCAATTAAAGGTTGATTTGGCAAAAAAGTTTCGTTTTGATAGAGTTTCTTATACTGAAAATAAAGATCCTTTTATCCAGAATGTATTACAAAAAGCCAAAAAAGAAGAATAA
- a CDS encoding cation:proton antiporter: MLILQLVIILVASKIAGSLSVRLGQPSVLGKLLIGIVLGPSVLGLVNENETLAEFSQIGVILLMFIAGLETDVDEFKRTGKASTLVGFGGSIVPLVLGYFAGVVLNLTTMESLFLGLLLSATSVSISVQALKEMNQLKTREGTTILGAAVIDDVAVIIALAFLMSFAGGDVNLTTVILKKILFFAGSILVGWKVVPWFLNKFTSLKVTETVISSALIICFTYAYLAEYTGVAAIIGAYIAGVAISVTNYKHEIFEKVETISYSIFVPVFFTSIGITAEFSGISENLGLIIILSVLAILTKLVGSAVGAKVAGFGWNSSLGIGAAMVSRGEVALIMATIGLETKLLSQDMFAVIVVVVLVTTIVTPPMMKWFFKSKIQTESMRN, encoded by the coding sequence TTGTTAATCCTTCAATTAGTGATTATTTTAGTTGCTTCCAAAATAGCTGGAAGTTTAAGTGTGAGGTTGGGACAACCTTCAGTTCTTGGTAAACTTTTAATTGGAATTGTACTTGGACCATCGGTTTTAGGACTCGTAAATGAGAACGAAACCTTGGCAGAGTTTAGTCAAATCGGTGTCATACTGCTAATGTTTATTGCGGGGTTGGAAACAGACGTTGATGAATTCAAACGAACTGGTAAAGCCTCTACATTGGTGGGGTTTGGTGGAAGTATTGTTCCACTTGTTTTAGGATATTTTGCAGGTGTCGTATTAAATCTAACTACAATGGAATCCTTATTTTTAGGGCTATTGCTTTCTGCTACAAGTGTGAGCATCTCTGTTCAAGCCCTTAAAGAAATGAATCAATTAAAAACCCGTGAAGGAACCACTATATTAGGAGCAGCCGTTATCGATGATGTGGCAGTTATAATTGCCTTGGCATTCTTAATGAGTTTTGCTGGTGGAGATGTTAATCTAACAACGGTTATTTTAAAGAAAATATTATTCTTCGCAGGATCTATTCTTGTTGGTTGGAAGGTAGTTCCTTGGTTCTTAAATAAGTTTACATCTTTAAAAGTAACGGAAACAGTCATTTCATCTGCTCTAATTATATGTTTTACTTATGCGTACCTAGCTGAATACACAGGGGTTGCTGCCATAATTGGAGCTTATATTGCAGGTGTAGCTATAAGTGTAACCAACTACAAACATGAAATTTTTGAGAAAGTGGAAACAATTAGTTATTCAATTTTTGTCCCTGTATTCTTTACCTCTATCGGAATTACTGCTGAGTTTTCAGGAATAAGTGAAAACTTAGGTCTTATTATTATTTTAAGTGTTTTAGCTATTCTTACGAAGTTAGTTGGATCAGCAGTTGGTGCTAAAGTGGCTGGATTTGGGTGGAATAGTTCATTAGGGATTGGTGCGGCAATGGTATCTCGTGGTGAAGTTGCTCTAATCATGGCAACAATCGGCTTAGAAACAAAGTTACTGAGCCAAGACATGTTCGCTGTAATTGTTGTGGTGGTTCTTGTAACAACTATTGTGACTCCTCCAATGATGAAATGGTTTTTTAAATCAAAAATACAAACTGAATCTATGCGTAACTAA